The DNA region CCACAGAGCAGGCGACCGACACCGCCGAAAGTGCCGCCGAGGAAGCGACCGACACCGCCGAGCAAGCTACCGAAGAGGCGACCGACGCCGCCGAGAGCGCCGAAGAGTCGGCCGAAGACGCCGCCGACGAGGTCGAATCCCGCGCGTCGGACGCGGTACCGGACAATCTGAGTGACGTGCGCCGCGAAACGTACCAGGAACTGCTCGAAACCGTCTCGTACCGCGAACTGCAGTCGATGGCGAAGGACGCCGACGTCAAGGCGAACCAGAGCCGCGAGGAGCTCGTCGAGGAGCTCGTCGAGCGGTTCGACGAGGAGACCGACTCGGCTGAGGGCTCCGACCAGTCGGACTCCGACGGGGGTGACGACGACGAATGAGCGACGCCGCCGAGACAGTCGACCGCCTCCTCGACGAAGTGAGAGAGGCACTCTCGGCGTCCGACGAGGAGGGCGACGACCGGCTCCGCGAACTCGCCGACGAGACGGCGGCGTTCGTCGACGAGACGACGACCAAAGAGCTCATCAGAGCCGTCGGGCTCACCGACGACGACGGGGACCACGTGGAGACGATCCCCCGCGCCTTCGCCGTCGGCGGCGAGGAGTCCGTGCTCGACCTCAAGACGATTCTCGCGCTGTCGAACGCCGAGGACACCGAGGACGACGACGCGATGGACGAACTCCGAGCGCGGCTCTCGGAATTCACCGAGGAGTTGGACCAGTTGTCGGCGGACCAGTCGGTCGACGAAGAGAAGACGGACGAGACGGAGGCCGACGAAGCGGAAGCTGAACCCGACGAGACGGAGAGTGAAGCCGACGCCGAGGCAGCCGAAGAGCCCGAAGAGCCCGAAGTCGAGGCGGATGCGGAGGGAGACGACGAGTCGGAGGGTGCCGGTTCGCTCCTCACCGAGTCGCTGCAGTCGCAACTCGACGAGGCGGCCGACTCGCTCAAAGCCAGCGTCGAACAGATGCAGGCGGGTGGTGAGGAGGACGCGGAAGCCGAGCCGGGCGACGAGACCGACGCGGAAGACGAAGACGCCGAAGACGACGAACTCGTCGACGTGGGTCTCGGCGACGACGACGGCCGCTCCCGCGGACGGGCGACGATGCACTCAACCGTGCCGAAGTCGCGGCGCGACATGAACGGCGTCGCCAGACACTCGACCGTGCCGAAGCGGTGAGCGCGACGACCCGAACGCGCAGGCCATCCTCCGGGGGACATCTCGACCCCGGCACGGTGTACCGTCTCGGACGACGCGTTCCCGTCTCGAACCCGCCGCCGACTTCTCGGCTCGCAACTGACGCTTCGACATGGTGCCACGACCAACGACAGTTCGCCGGACGCTGACCAGCGTCGCCGACGAGTTTCGAGCGAAGAACGTCGCGTTCATGGCTGGCAGCATCGCGTACAACGCGTTCGTCTCGCTGCTCCCGCTCTTGTTGCTGCTGGTCCTCTCGGTGTCGGTCGTCGGGAGCGGCGCGCTCGAACGCCGCGTCATCGAACTCGCCGCGACGTATCTCGCTCCGGGCGTCGGCGACACGCTCCGAGAAGTGCTACGCGAGGCCGACGAGAACACCGGCTTCTCGCTCGTCGGCATCGTCGTCCTCCTGTGGGGGACACTAAAGATATTCCGCGGCCTCGACACCGCCTTCTCCGAAATCTACGAGACGACGCAGACCGACGACTTCGTCGACCGGATTCGCGACGGGTTCGTCGTCCTCACGGCGCTTTTCGTCGCCGTCGTCGCCATGGTTACGGCCGGGTCCGCCTTCGCAGCGCTGACGCAGCGACTCGCCATCGGCGTCCTGAACCCCCTGTTTCTCGTCGTCTCGCTCAGTATCGCCTTCTTCCCGCTGTACTACGTCTTTCCGAACGTCGACGTCACCCCCCGACAGATTCTCCCCGGCCTCCTCACCGCCGCGGTGGGGTGGGCGATGCTCCAGGCGCTGTTTCAGGTGTACGTCGCCGCCTCGGCGAAGACCGACGCGTACGGCCTCCTCGGCGGTGTCGTCCTTCTGGTCACGTGGCTCTACTTCGGCGGTCTCCTCCTGTTGCTCGGCGCGGTTGTCAACGCCGTCGTCGGGGGCTACATAGGCGGAGGCTCGGTCGCGACGGAGGCGGACGGTTTCTCGTTCGCCGACTCCCACACCGCCTCGGACTCCTCGAACACCCACACGTACCGAGAGTCGCACCTCTCGCCGGACGAGGCGGCGACGCACCTCCGTCGTCTCCGCGAAGGGCTGACCGGCCGATACGACCGAATGCGCCCG from Haloprofundus halobius includes:
- a CDS encoding YihY/virulence factor BrkB family protein; this translates as MVPRPTTVRRTLTSVADEFRAKNVAFMAGSIAYNAFVSLLPLLLLLVLSVSVVGSGALERRVIELAATYLAPGVGDTLREVLREADENTGFSLVGIVVLLWGTLKIFRGLDTAFSEIYETTQTDDFVDRIRDGFVVLTALFVAVVAMVTAGSAFAALTQRLAIGVLNPLFLVVSLSIAFFPLYYVFPNVDVTPRQILPGLLTAAVGWAMLQALFQVYVAASAKTDAYGLLGGVVLLVTWLYFGGLLLLLGAVVNAVVGGYIGGGSVATEADGFSFADSHTASDSSNTHTYRESHLSPDEAATHLRRLREGLTGRYDRMRPTDDERTYRLLSETTEVGLLERSYGVDDDLVYETCFRWCLPEGDTEATGDGEAVVDLADETDGSSTADAHRTEER